The DNA region CATCTTGGTAGAAGAGAAATTGGAAGTCCACCTTGGACACTATTAGATTATTTTAATGAAGACTACCTTATATTTATTGATGAATCTCACATAACTGTTCCTCAAATTAACGGTATGTATAAAGGAGATCAGTCAAGAAAACAAACTCTAGTTGAGCATGGATTTAGACTTCCTTCAGCAAAAGATAATAGACCGCTATCTTTTGAAGAATTTGAGAATAGAATACCACAAACTATTTTTGTATCAGCTACGCCTGGTAAGTATGAAGAGCAAAATCAACAAGATTTTGTTGAACAGATTATTAGGCCAACAGGATTATTAGATCCAAAGATTATATTGGAGCCAACTAAGAACCAAGTAGATAATTTAATATCAAGAATTCAGGATAATGTTCAAAATGGACAAAGGACTCTTGTTACTACTCTAACCAAGAAGATGTCAGAAGAATTGTCAGAATATATGCGTGAATTAGGAATTAAGGTTCATTATCTTCATTCTGAAATAGATACAATCGAAAGAATAGAAATCTTAAGAGATTTACGACTAGGAACTTATGATGTTGTGGTAGGGATAAATCTTCTTAGAGAGGGCCTAGATCTTCCTGAAGTCTCTCTAGTTGCAATTCTTGATGCTGACAAAGAAGGTTACCTGCGCTCTTCAACTTCACTGATTCAGACTATAGGAAGAGCAGCAAGGCATGAAGAAGGAAGAGTTGTAATGTATGCAGACAACATAACAAAATCAATGCACAAAGCCATTGATGAAACAAATAGAAGAAGAAAAATTCAGGAAGAACATAATAATAAAAATAATATAGTACCAACTACAATAATTAAAGAAGTAAGAGATATAACAGAAAAGCTTAAGGAAAGTAATTCATATGAAGAAAAAGAACAATATAAAATTGAAAATATTTCTGATAAAAATATCCATAAATTAATAAAAGATTTAGAAAAAGAGATGAAAAATTCAGCGAAAGTATTAGAATTTGAAAAAGCTGCTTTGATTCGAGATCAAATTTCAGAATTAAGAAAAAACTTGAAATAAATATTAAAGAGGTAAAAATGTATGCACACTTAAGAATTTACACAATAAACAAAGGTATGATGCAAGATTGGTTGAATGTATTCAATGATAAAATTATCCCTCTACTTGAAGACTCAGGTATTAAGGTTGAATCAAGTTGGACAAATGAAGAAAAATCTCAATTTATTTGGATCAGATCCTATGGGAAAACTTTAAGTGATATTGAGGAAAAAGAAAAAAAGTTTTATGGTTCTGATTGGTGGGTTAAAAATGTAGATTTTGTAAGAAGTCACCTTGCTCATAGAGATATATTAACTATAGAATCTATATAATATATAATAATAATTACAAACAAAAAAAACTCAAAACTATGGAAACATTAACAAAAGATTCAATAATTGATGCGCTAAAAGATGTATATGATCCAGAAATACCAGTCAACGTAGTAGATTTAGGTCTAATTTACAATGTTGAAGTTGAAGACAATGAAGTTCATGTAGAGATGACATTAACCGCTCAAGGTTGCGGTATGGGCCCTTATATTGCTCAACAAGCTGAATGGAGAATAGCTGAAATTGAAGAGGTTGAAGATGTAGTAGTTGATCTAGTATTTGAACCTCAATGGTCACCTGAGCTTATAACAGAGGATGGTAAAAGACTTTTGGGTATAGACTAAATGGCAGAGCCTAGAAAGTTAACTCCTGCAGAAGAAGCAAGACTTGCACAAGTCAGGGATCAATTTAAGCAGAAACAGGCTATAAGTAACTCTCTAAACTCTATTAAGCACAGAATTGGTGTTTACTCTGGTAAGGGCGGAGTTGGCAAGACTACTGTAACCACTAATCTAGCATTAACTCTTGCAAAAAATGGACGTAAAGTTGCAATACTTGACTGCGATATTGATTGTCCAAATGTAACTCGAGTCCTAAGAATTTCAGAAAGACCAAGTTCTGATAGTGAAGGCAAAATGATACCTCCCCAAAAACATGGTGTTTCTGTAATGTCAATGGGATTCTTTCAAGAAAATGAAGATGAAGCAATTATTTGGAGAGGACCAATGATTCATAATGCCATAAATCAATTTATCTCAAAAACAAATTGGGGAGATATTGACTACCTGATTTGTGATTTACCTCCAGGAACATCAGATGCACCTCTTACTGTTATGCAGACTTTGAATTTAGATGGGTTTATTGTTGTTTCAACACCTCAAGAATTGGCAGCTCTTGACGCTAAAAGATCTATAAATATGATCAAAAAACTCAATTTAAAAGTATTTGGTGTAGTTGAAAATATGACAGGTGGCATTTTTGGTAAAGGAGCCGCTTCTGAAATGGCTGAAGAATTACAACTTCCTGTACTTAGTGAAATATCTTTACTCAGTGAATATTCTGATAGTTTTGAACCAGTAGTTTATGTAAACGAAACATCTGAAAAAGAATTCCTAAAACTTATGAATAATTTAGATAAAATCACTTCAGATTTATAAAATTTCAATATAAGTTCTCAAAAAATTCTTTAACATCTAGATTAATATCCTTTGGTTGAATCCTTTTTTCTCCCAATTTTGATCTTGAAACTCTTTTGTATATCTCCTTTGATCCTTTATGAAAACTTCCTGTAATGTCATAATCTTGGTATGTATTAGAAATTTCTTCCATTTCTCCAATCCATCTATGAGCCTTACTAGGTATACCTTTAAGCTTTTTCAAGTCCTCATATACTCTTGGCTGAGAGTATTTTAACTCGCTTATCAATAAATCAAAATTATTAGTTTTTATTGCCAGAGTTACTGCAGCGATTAATAAAGAAGAATAACCTTTAGTTATAGATGCATAAGCCATTTTTATTGCTGATGCTTCTCCTATTTCACCTCCCATATTAATAACTTGCATTCCCATATTGTTTAGTTCCATAAATTTTTTGGAATATGGACCTGAAACATATATTCTAGGAAATTTATTCCCCGCAGGAGGGCCTCCAACAATACCTCCATCAATAAAATTAATATTAGTATCTGATAGATTTTTTTCCATAAGATTAACTGTTTTAGGAGATATAGCATTTAGATCTGCAAAATAAATTTTTTTATTAAGCTCAGATGATTCTTTCTTAACAAGATCTGATAATTTTTTTGCATCACTTGGTACCAAGATTGAAATAATTATATCTGTTTCTTTTATTGATTGTTTAATATTTTTTGAATCAATAATTCCATTTTCTTTTGCTCTCTGTCTTGTTTTATCTGACCTTCCTTCTAAAGGAGATATTACTTTTATACCATTTGAAATAATATATTTCGCAATTGGAGATCCCATTTCACCAGGACTAATGAGTGTAACATTCTTTATCAAATTTTCACCACTTCTAGTTCTTTCTTTATTACTTCTGCAACTATTTCAGATTGTTCTTGATTCATACCAAATACGTGAATAATTATTGATTTTTCACCATCAGGAACTCTAGTCCAAACTTGCGGATTAGAATTCTTTAGTATCTCAACAAATTTTTCGTTATTTGTATTAAAAAATTTTTCATCTATATCTAGAGATAAACCAAAAGGCTGGTGCCCAATAATATTATCTATAAGATTAACTTCTACACCTTCAATTTTTCTTAAGCTATTTATGATATGTAAACTCTTTTTTTCAGCAGATGAAAGCCTTTCTTCATGATTCATAGACATCCATCTTCTTACTGCATAGAGGACTCCAATTACTTCTTGTCTATCTATTTTATGAGGTCGCCCTATTCCTCTAATCCTTCTACTTTCGTATCCTACAAAAGAGTGCCTTGAAATGGAATCTATTACATCTTTTGTACCTAACGCTATTCCAGTTGAATGGGGTGCACCCATATATTTCGCAGCAATACATTGGAAATCAGCACCCATTTTCACATATTTACCAAAATTTTCAAGGGGGTATATTTGTCCTGCAGCATCGACAGAAACAGGTTTATTTTTAGAGTGTGCAATTTCTATGACTTCTTCTAATGAAAGAATATTAGGATCTTTTTTATCTTGTTCGTAAACAGGATAATGAACACAAGCTGTATCATCACTAATTGCTTTTATAAGTTGATCAGCATCAGTTCCACTATCATCTCCAACTTCTAGTAGTTTACCTCCTGATAATTCCATACATCTGTCATACCAATATCTTTGTCTTTTCTGTATAAGAATTTTATTTGGCATTCCTGTAGTATCTGGAAGCTGTTGGATTTTTTCATCATCTTTTCCTGCTATAAATGCCGCAGCTGCCAATGTTAATGCGGATCCAGCACCCGAAGTTATATATGCAGCTGGAACATCTAAAATCTTAGCTATTTCATCTCCAACTTTTTGTTCCAATAAATTCATAGGTATATAAACATCATTAGCTAGATCCATACCTTTTTGAACTTCTTTAGCTACAATCGAACCACCTAGAGCAGTAACGCTCCCAGTAGCATTTATTATTGGCTCTAATCCTAAATCTTTATAAATTGCTCCCCACTCAGAATTACTCATATCTACTCCTAATACTTAATTAATCATCTTCTAAAGTTGAAATATCTCCTTCAGGTTCTCCTAACTCTCTTGCTTTTAAGAGACGCCTCATTATTTTACCTGATCTTGTTTTGGGCATAGTTTCTAGAAAATCTATTTCTCTTGGAGCCACCCCTGCTGATAGCTTTTCTCTTGAAAATCTTATTAATTCTTTTCTCAGATCATCTGTTTGATCATAATCCGGATTTAAGGTAACGAAAGCCTTTACGATCTCCATAGCTATAGGATCAGGCTTCCCAATAACTCCAGCTTCAGCAACTGCAGGATGTTCAATTAGTGCACTTTCTACTTCAAAGGGGCCTACTAAGTGACCCGCAGTATTAATTACATCATCTGCCCTACCTTGAAACCAAAAGTAACCATCTTTATCCCTAGAAGCTTGATCACCTGTAATATACCAACCTTTCTTAAATCTTGAATTATACATATCATCTTGTTTCCAATAAGCAAACATTTGAGATGGCCATCCAGGTCTAACTGCTAGGATTCCGCTTCCTTCAGAAAATATTTCATTATATTGATCATCTAAAATCCCCATTTCTACACCTGGGAAAGGCCTTCCCATAGAACCCGGCTTAATATTCATAGAAGCATAATTAGCACACATTATTGCACCTGTTTCAGTTTGCCACCAATTGTCATGAATAGGAAGCTTGTAATTTCTATTTCCCCAAACAACTGCTTCAGGGTTTAGAGGTTCACCTACAGATCCAATAAATTTAAGTGAAGATAAATTATATTTTTTTACTACATCTTCTCCAGATCTCATAAGAAGTCTTATAGCAGTAGGAGCAGTATACCAAACATCTACTTTATATTTTTGAATTATTTCATACCAAGAGGATGCACTAAATCCACCTTCATATATGATTTGTGTAACACCATTTGTCCAAGGTGCTATCATTCCATATGATGTTCCTGTTACCCATCCTGGATCTGCAGTACAAAAATATATATCACCATGACTTAACTCTAATGCCCAATTTCCTGTAAGCATTTGTTGTACAACAGCTTGATGTCTATGCAATACTCCTTTTGGTTTACCTGTTGATCCAGATGTATAATGCATAATAGAAAAGTCATATTGTGAAGTATTAAGCATCTTGAAAGAATCTGATTTAACTTGGCTCATCAAAGAATTATAGTCTTGGTCATTTTCTTTTAATGGATTCTTGAATCTATTATCTTTGTTTACAATAATTATTTCTTTAAGAGTCTTAATGTCCTTAAAAATCGACGAAATCTTTTTTCTTAAATCAGGTGATGTAATTAAATAAGAAGCTCCTGCATCAATCATTCTATCTTTTACAGGATCAGGTCCAAAAGCAGAAAATAGTGGAGCAATTACACCGCCAGCTTTTAAGATTCCCATTGCAGCAAAGTATAGTTCAGGTAATCTATCCATAAAGATAAATACTCTATCACCCTTTTTCATTCCTAAATTTATCATTACTTGACCAAATTTATCAGATTCTTCCTTGAAATCTTTATATGTATATTTTTCTTCTTCACCATTTTTCCCTAACCAAATTAGTGCAAGTTTTTCACCAAATCCATTTTTTACATGTCTATCAACGCATTCATAAGCATTATTTAGACCTCCATCAGGTAGCCAATCTAATTTTGAATATGCATCTTTATACCAATCAAATTCATTACATTGTTTTTCATAGTCTAATAAGTTGGGTTTATTTGAA from Dehalococcoidia bacterium includes:
- a CDS encoding iron-sulfur cluster assembly protein; protein product: METLTKDSIIDALKDVYDPEIPVNVVDLGLIYNVEVEDNEVHVEMTLTAQGCGMGPYIAQQAEWRIAEIEEVEDVVVDLVFEPQWSPELITEDGKRLLGID
- the acsA gene encoding acetate--CoA ligase, which encodes MQFDEITKDTNYSDSNKPNLLDYEKQCNEFDWYKDAYSKLDWLPDGGLNNAYECVDRHVKNGFGEKLALIWLGKNGEEEKYTYKDFKEESDKFGQVMINLGMKKGDRVFIFMDRLPELYFAAMGILKAGGVIAPLFSAFGPDPVKDRMIDAGASYLITSPDLRKKISSIFKDIKTLKEIIIVNKDNRFKNPLKENDQDYNSLMSQVKSDSFKMLNTSQYDFSIMHYTSGSTGKPKGVLHRHQAVVQQMLTGNWALELSHGDIYFCTADPGWVTGTSYGMIAPWTNGVTQIIYEGGFSASSWYEIIQKYKVDVWYTAPTAIRLLMRSGEDVVKKYNLSSLKFIGSVGEPLNPEAVVWGNRNYKLPIHDNWWQTETGAIMCANYASMNIKPGSMGRPFPGVEMGILDDQYNEIFSEGSGILAVRPGWPSQMFAYWKQDDMYNSRFKKGWYITGDQASRDKDGYFWFQGRADDVINTAGHLVGPFEVESALIEHPAVAEAGVIGKPDPIAMEIVKAFVTLNPDYDQTDDLRKELIRFSREKLSAGVAPREIDFLETMPKTRSGKIMRRLLKARELGEPEGDISTLEDD
- a CDS encoding Mrp/NBP35 family ATP-binding protein — protein: MAEPRKLTPAEEARLAQVRDQFKQKQAISNSLNSIKHRIGVYSGKGGVGKTTVTTNLALTLAKNGRKVAILDCDIDCPNVTRVLRISERPSSDSEGKMIPPQKHGVSVMSMGFFQENEDEAIIWRGPMIHNAINQFISKTNWGDIDYLICDLPPGTSDAPLTVMQTLNLDGFIVVSTPQELAALDAKRSINMIKKLNLKVFGVVENMTGGIFGKGAASEMAEELQLPVLSEISLLSEYSDSFEPVVYVNETSEKEFLKLMNNLDKITSDL
- a CDS encoding NIPSNAP family protein → MYAHLRIYTINKGMMQDWLNVFNDKIIPLLEDSGIKVESSWTNEEKSQFIWIRSYGKTLSDIEEKEKKFYGSDWWVKNVDFVRSHLAHRDILTIESI
- the uvrB gene encoding excinuclease ABC subunit UvrB; protein product: MEKEVPFKIISPFKHTGDQPNAIKKIVQGIDDGLRFQTLLGVTGSGKTFTMAGIIEETQKPTLVIAHNKTLAAQLASELQEFFPNNSVQYFVSYYDYYQPEAYIPRTDTYIEKESDINDEIDRLRHASTRSILTRNDTIIVASVSCIYGLGSPHEYKAISQEIKIGDSINSSDLSRKLISMYFNRDDYENHRGSFSIKGDIIEIIPSYEEFSIKIEFFGDIVDKISEVDILTKNKIRELNEVSIYPSKHFVTPEESLSDALNDIEEELEKRIIYFEKNSKLLEAQRIKERTNYDLEMLRETGSCPGVENYSLHLGRREIGSPPWTLLDYFNEDYLIFIDESHITVPQINGMYKGDQSRKQTLVEHGFRLPSAKDNRPLSFEEFENRIPQTIFVSATPGKYEEQNQQDFVEQIIRPTGLLDPKIILEPTKNQVDNLISRIQDNVQNGQRTLVTTLTKKMSEELSEYMRELGIKVHYLHSEIDTIERIEILRDLRLGTYDVVVGINLLREGLDLPEVSLVAILDADKEGYLRSSTSLIQTIGRAARHEEGRVVMYADNITKSMHKAIDETNRRRKIQEEHNNKNNIVPTTIIKEVRDITEKLKESNSYEEKEQYKIENISDKNIHKLIKDLEKEMKNSAKVLEFEKAALIRDQISELRKNLK
- a CDS encoding NAD(P)-binding domain-containing protein, producing the protein MIKNVTLISPGEMGSPIAKYIISNGIKVISPLEGRSDKTRQRAKENGIIDSKNIKQSIKETDIIISILVPSDAKKLSDLVKKESSELNKKIYFADLNAISPKTVNLMEKNLSDTNINFIDGGIVGGPPAGNKFPRIYVSGPYSKKFMELNNMGMQVINMGGEIGEASAIKMAYASITKGYSSLLIAAVTLAIKTNNFDLLISELKYSQPRVYEDLKKLKGIPSKAHRWIGEMEEISNTYQDYDITGSFHKGSKEIYKRVSRSKLGEKRIQPKDINLDVKEFFENLY